In Spirosoma aureum, a single genomic region encodes these proteins:
- a CDS encoding cytochrome C oxidase subunit IV family protein → MSDHSHGTHEVGEIPPANTGVIWRTFTILSVITAFEFTLAYFMKAGGFRTSIFVLMTLVKAFYIVGEFMHLKHEVKSLIWAIVIPVIFIIWLLIALLTEGGSIFELR, encoded by the coding sequence ATGTCTGATCATTCACACGGAACCCATGAGGTTGGTGAAATCCCACCAGCAAATACAGGTGTTATCTGGCGCACATTTACCATTCTTTCCGTTATCACGGCATTTGAATTTACATTGGCTTATTTTATGAAAGCTGGTGGCTTCAGAACGTCTATTTTCGTCTTGATGACGCTCGTCAAAGCGTTCTACATCGTGGGCGAATTTATGCACCTGAAACACGAAGTGAAAAGCCTGATCTGGGCGATTGTCATTCCTGTGATTTTTATCATCTGGTTGCTTATTGCATTATTGACCGAAGGCGGTTCAATTTTTGAATTGCGTTAA
- a CDS encoding cytochrome c oxidase subunit 3, with protein MAATVTHDTLTTDSDQIFEKKTWMGGVEPMKVSYGKLMMWFFLISDTFTFSALLVTYGLIRYSYPAWDPAIYGEVFKFSNLYWPTPEKVYNSVPFLHGIDLPLIFVGIMTFILIFSSVTMVLAVEAGHRMDRADVEKYMLWTILGGLTFLGSQAWEWSHFIHGTETGTTISELVNGQTIQRTIFGANLVENQYGPPAFADLFFFITGFHGTHVFSGVVLNVLIFYRAATGLYDRRGHYEMVEKVGLYWHFVDLVWVFVFTFFYLV; from the coding sequence ATGGCGGCTACTGTAACCCACGATACCCTGACTACAGACTCGGATCAAATATTCGAAAAAAAGACCTGGATGGGTGGAGTTGAACCGATGAAAGTGAGCTACGGCAAGCTGATGATGTGGTTCTTTCTGATTTCCGATACGTTCACGTTCTCAGCCCTGCTGGTAACGTACGGTCTGATTCGATATAGCTACCCAGCCTGGGACCCAGCCATTTACGGGGAAGTCTTCAAGTTTTCGAATCTTTACTGGCCAACCCCCGAAAAGGTTTATAACTCAGTACCGTTTCTGCATGGAATTGATTTGCCGCTGATTTTTGTCGGAATCATGACCTTTATTCTCATCTTCAGTAGCGTTACAATGGTACTCGCTGTTGAAGCGGGCCACCGGATGGATCGCGCAGATGTAGAAAAGTACATGTTATGGACAATTCTGGGTGGTCTGACCTTTTTAGGGAGTCAGGCCTGGGAATGGAGCCACTTTATTCATGGTACCGAAACGGGCACGACCATCAGCGAACTTGTTAACGGACAAACTATCCAGCGTACAATTTTTGGCGCAAATCTGGTTGAGAATCAATACGGCCCTCCGGCTTTTGCCGACCTGTTTTTCTTTATTACCGGTTTCCACGGAACGCACGTATTTAGTGGTGTTGTACTGAATGTTCTGATCTTCTACCGGGCAGCAACGGGTCTTTATGATCGTCGCGGTCATTACGAAATGGTTGAAAAAGTTGGTCTTTACTGGCACTTTGTCGACCTGGTTTGGGTATTCGTTTTCACCTTCTTTTATCTGGTCTAA
- a CDS encoding cytochrome c oxidase subunit 3: protein MSDLANNIAIIEEPEETLSMNPRKFILWLFIVSIIMLFAAMTSAYLVRRAEGNWMEYTIPSVFSYSSIVLVISSLTMHWAYLAAKKDNFGSLKTAITITFALGVAFLYMQFQGWVELVNQNVFFVGNPAGSFMYIFTGLHAFHLISGLIVLIFSLVAAFRLRIHAKSLNQLEIAATYWHFLDVLWLYLFFFLVYFH, encoded by the coding sequence ATGAGTGATCTAGCGAATAACATTGCTATTATTGAAGAGCCAGAAGAAACGCTCTCAATGAACCCCAGAAAGTTTATTCTCTGGTTGTTCATAGTAAGTATTATCATGCTTTTTGCGGCCATGACCAGTGCCTATCTGGTTCGTCGTGCTGAAGGGAACTGGATGGAATACACGATACCATCTGTTTTCTCATATAGTTCAATTGTTTTAGTTATAAGCAGCCTGACCATGCATTGGGCTTATCTGGCTGCAAAAAAAGATAACTTCGGGAGTCTGAAGACAGCGATAACTATTACTTTTGCACTTGGAGTTGCTTTTCTGTACATGCAGTTTCAGGGATGGGTTGAGTTAGTCAATCAAAATGTATTTTTTGTTGGTAACCCGGCTGGCTCTTTCATGTATATATTTACGGGATTGCACGCATTCCACCTGATTTCGGGTCTGATCGTATTAATTTTTTCGCTGGTAGCAGCTTTCAGACTTCGGATTCACGCAAAAAGCTTAAATCAACTGGAAATTGCCGCTACTTACTGGCATTTTTTAGACGTTTTGTGGTTGTATTTGTTTTTCTTTTTAGTCTATTTTCATTGA